A genomic window from Ignavibacteria bacterium includes:
- the tatC gene encoding twin-arginine translocase subunit TatC — protein MAESDVLPDENQKGENQPGEMGFWEHLEELRWRLIKAVIGVAIGGILAAVFIDYIMNDFLLAPAKKTTPPLELINLKPYGQLVLYFEVILVCGVILSIPNLFYQLWKFIEPGLLPGERRYISSIVIFSSICFLGGISFAYFVMLPTALKFFAEFGTQAITNNIAVDEYFSFVISVMLAAGIVFELPMVSFFLSKIGILTPKFMRRYRKHAIIIILILAGILTPSPDITSQLLLGIPLVILYEISIIISKLSQPKQSE, from the coding sequence ATGGCAGAAAGTGATGTATTACCGGATGAGAACCAAAAGGGTGAAAACCAGCCGGGTGAAATGGGATTTTGGGAACATCTGGAAGAGCTCAGATGGAGACTGATAAAAGCAGTAATAGGAGTAGCAATAGGCGGAATACTTGCTGCAGTATTTATAGATTATATAATGAATGATTTTCTGCTGGCCCCTGCAAAAAAAACTACTCCCCCGCTTGAACTAATAAATTTAAAGCCATACGGGCAGCTTGTTCTTTATTTTGAGGTGATACTTGTATGCGGAGTGATACTTAGTATCCCGAACCTTTTTTACCAGCTATGGAAATTCATAGAACCCGGTCTGCTTCCGGGTGAAAGAAGATATATTTCTTCGATAGTAATATTTTCATCAATTTGTTTCCTTGGCGGTATTTCATTTGCATACTTCGTAATGCTGCCTACAGCGTTAAAATTCTTTGCTGAATTCGGTACGCAGGCAATTACCAATAATATTGCGGTTGATGAATATTTCAGCTTCGTGATATCGGTCATGCTCGCGGCGGGAATTGTATTTGAGCTTCCGATGGTATCATTCTTTCTTTCTAAGATAGGAATTTTAACGCCTAAATTCATGAGGCGTTACAGGAAACATGCAATTATAATAATACTGATCTTAGCGGGTATCTTAACTCCAAGCCCGGATATTACCAGCCAGCTGCTGCTGGGCATTCCGCTTGTTATACTTTATGAAATAAGTATTATTATTTCGAAGCTTTCACAGCCAAAACAATCTGAATAA
- the der gene encoding ribosome biogenesis GTPase Der, with protein MAQKITAIIGRPNVGKSSLFNRLTGKKNAIVHDMPGVTRDRNYGEVEWNGKKFFLIDTGGYVPGSKDKFEAAIREQVKISIDEADIILFVVDAKSGISPLDLEIAKLLRREVNSEENSHKKVILVINKVDSAKDESSKTDFYRLGLGEPMEVSAIVGRRTGDLLDLITEDISADSNEDESNTIKFSIIGRPNVGKSSLSNALTQSNRNIVTDIPGTTRDSVDTIIKYHGQDITLIDTAGLRKKSRIKRAESLEYFSALRTHRSIERCDVAIIVIDATTIISKLSKYADPSMAIFKLSKEDVEIIIKAGELKKGILIVINKWDLIEKDTQTAKIFEEKVKEHLTTFDYLPFIFTSALTKQRVSKIIESALEVYNERAREIKTSVLNDKLLPYIKQTPPRSKSHKELKINYITQLKHSPPIIGFFCNLPGEIEVNYKRFLEHKIRDEFGFTGVPLTLVFKAKNKEREE; from the coding sequence ATGGCACAAAAGATAACAGCTATTATCGGAAGACCGAATGTAGGCAAGTCATCATTATTCAACAGGCTTACCGGCAAAAAAAATGCTATTGTGCATGATATGCCCGGCGTGACAAGGGACAGGAATTACGGCGAGGTTGAATGGAACGGTAAAAAATTCTTCCTGATAGATACAGGAGGCTATGTACCGGGCAGCAAAGATAAGTTTGAAGCAGCAATAAGAGAGCAGGTAAAGATATCAATTGATGAAGCCGATATAATTTTATTTGTTGTTGATGCAAAATCAGGAATATCCCCGCTTGATCTTGAAATAGCAAAGCTGCTAAGGCGCGAAGTTAACAGTGAAGAGAACAGCCATAAAAAAGTTATACTGGTTATCAACAAGGTTGATAGCGCAAAGGATGAAAGCAGTAAAACCGATTTTTACAGACTGGGTTTGGGTGAACCCATGGAAGTATCAGCAATTGTAGGACGCAGAACCGGAGACCTGCTTGACCTGATAACCGAAGATATTTCCGCTGATAGCAATGAAGATGAAAGCAATACTATTAAATTTTCTATTATAGGAAGGCCTAACGTAGGAAAATCTTCACTTTCAAACGCATTGACGCAATCAAACCGCAATATTGTTACAGATATACCGGGAACTACCCGTGATTCCGTTGATACGATCATTAAGTATCACGGCCAGGATATCACGCTTATTGATACAGCTGGTCTCAGAAAAAAATCGAGAATAAAACGCGCTGAAAGCCTTGAGTATTTTTCCGCATTAAGAACACACAGAAGCATAGAACGGTGTGATGTTGCTATAATTGTAATTGACGCTACAACTATTATCAGCAAGCTTTCAAAGTATGCAGATCCTTCAATGGCTATTTTTAAGCTCAGCAAAGAGGATGTGGAAATAATCATAAAGGCAGGCGAGCTGAAAAAGGGCATATTAATAGTCATCAATAAATGGGACCTTATCGAAAAAGATACGCAAACAGCAAAGATCTTTGAAGAAAAAGTAAAGGAACACCTTACAACTTTTGACTACCTGCCATTTATATTCACTTCAGCATTAACAAAACAAAGGGTATCTAAGATTATTGAATCAGCGCTTGAAGTATATAATGAAAGAGCCCGCGAGATCAAAACCAGCGTGCTGAATGATAAGCTTCTGCCGTATATTAAACAAACACCTCCCCGTTCAAAATCACATAAAGAGCTGAAGATAAACTACATTACCCAGCTAAAACACTCACCCCCTATTATTGGATTTTTCTGCAATCTGCCGGGTGAAATTGAAGTGAATTACAAAAGATTTTTGGAGCATAAAATAAGGGATGAGTTTGGATTTACAGGCGTTCCGCTGACACTTGTATTTAAGGCTAAGAACAAGGAGCGCGAAGAATAA
- a CDS encoding TPM domain-containing protein translates to MFKAKYLLVILLGMLFVQYANAQRSKSVASQDKIKTYVTDKTGTLTSTQLKSLESKLAAFEKETSNQLVVWMEPSLDGNSVEDRSYDLAEQNGIGQKDKNNGVLLYIAKNDRKLRIEVGYGLEGALTDALSSQIIRKEITPQFKKGNFFEGINAGVDAIIQATKGEYTAEEESSDEPLGGICCIPFPVIVFLVIFLFVFIIPIFNRIFRGSKGKNRSSNWWYTGGSGSSWSSGSSSGWSGGGFSGGGGSFGGGGSSGSW, encoded by the coding sequence ATGTTCAAGGCTAAATATTTACTTGTTATTTTATTAGGAATGCTTTTTGTGCAGTACGCTAATGCACAGAGATCTAAATCTGTAGCATCTCAGGATAAGATAAAGACCTATGTAACGGATAAAACCGGTACCCTGACCTCTACTCAGCTAAAATCTCTTGAATCCAAGCTTGCAGCATTTGAGAAAGAAACATCCAACCAGCTTGTTGTTTGGATGGAACCCTCACTTGACGGTAATTCAGTGGAAGACCGTTCATATGATCTGGCTGAACAAAATGGTATAGGGCAAAAAGATAAAAATAACGGTGTACTGCTTTATATAGCCAAAAATGACAGGAAGTTAAGGATTGAAGTAGGGTATGGACTCGAAGGTGCCTTAACAGATGCCCTTTCAAGCCAGATAATTCGTAAGGAAATAACTCCGCAATTCAAAAAAGGTAACTTTTTTGAAGGCATAAATGCCGGTGTGGATGCGATAATACAGGCTACAAAAGGTGAATATACTGCTGAAGAAGAATCTTCTGATGAGCCTTTAGGCGGGATCTGCTGCATACCATTTCCGGTAATAGTTTTTTTAGTGATTTTTCTGTTTGTATTTATTATCCCAATATTCAACAGAATATTTCGCGGAAGCAAAGGTAAAAACAGATCAAGTAACTGGTGGTATACAGGCGGCAGCGGAAGCAGCTGGTCTTCAGGCAGTTCAAGCGGCTGGAGCGGCGGCGGATTTTCCGGCGGAGGCGGCTCATTCGGCGGCGGCGGTTCCAGCGGGTCATGGTAA
- a CDS encoding TPM domain-containing protein, whose product MSNKQWINNYFSEEELKDIQSAADAVERNTVGEIVLSFRNKKTLIEKLYSNHELALKDFERLEVYKTRERTGVLIFLIFEEHYFDIIADEGIFAKIPDDTWNEMEERLKEEFRNKNYSTGVLALIKEMGTVLSREFPTRAGADNDDELHNEIVIN is encoded by the coding sequence ATGAGTAATAAGCAGTGGATAAATAACTATTTTTCTGAAGAAGAACTCAAGGATATCCAGTCAGCGGCTGATGCTGTTGAAAGGAATACCGTGGGCGAAATTGTACTGAGCTTCAGAAATAAAAAAACACTGATTGAAAAACTTTATTCAAACCATGAGCTTGCACTGAAGGATTTTGAAAGGCTGGAAGTTTACAAAACCCGGGAACGGACCGGTGTATTGATATTTTTGATATTTGAAGAACATTACTTTGATATTATTGCCGATGAAGGAATCTTTGCCAAGATACCTGATGATACATGGAATGAAATGGAAGAAAGGCTTAAAGAAGAGTTCCGGAACAAAAATTATTCAACCGGTGTACTGGCATTGATCAAAGAAATGGGAACAGTACTTTCCCGTGAATTCCCAACAAGAGCCGGAGCGGATAACGATGATGAGTTACATAATGAAATTGTAATAAATTGA
- a CDS encoding HAD family hydrolase codes for MNKALFLDRDGTIVQEVEGTTPETLGYLLTVEDVKLIPGSAEAIAEAGKMGFKIIVITNQSAVARGWLTIEVLHKINEKMYSMLLEENPDARIDALYYSPYHTEGVIEEYTKEHNSRKPGTGMIERAVLEHDITLKGSYMIGDSFSDMQTGVNAGLFNILVETGYGKSAQKKCLDEKVKIDFIASNLYDAVKYIAKTGENRQ; via the coding sequence TTGAACAAAGCGCTTTTTTTAGACAGGGACGGCACAATAGTTCAGGAAGTTGAAGGCACAACTCCTGAAACTTTAGGTTACCTGCTTACTGTTGAGGATGTAAAGCTTATCCCCGGCTCTGCCGAAGCAATTGCTGAGGCGGGGAAAATGGGATTTAAGATTATTGTCATTACAAATCAATCCGCAGTGGCAAGAGGCTGGCTTACTATAGAAGTGCTTCATAAAATTAATGAAAAAATGTATTCAATGCTTCTGGAAGAAAACCCCGATGCCCGCATAGATGCCTTATATTACTCCCCATACCATACAGAAGGTGTTATTGAAGAATACACCAAAGAACACAATTCAAGGAAACCGGGAACAGGCATGATAGAACGTGCTGTTTTAGAACATGATATCACACTTAAAGGATCATATATGATAGGTGATTCTTTTTCAGATATGCAAACAGGCGTAAACGCAGGTTTATTCAACATTTTAGTTGAAACCGGATACGGAAAATCAGCACAGAAGAAATGTCTTGATGAAAAAGTAAAAATTGACTTTATTGCATCAAATTTATATGATGCAGTAAAATATATTGCAAAAACAGGCGAAAATAGACAATAA
- a CDS encoding polyprenyl synthetase family protein, whose translation MDLDLKKISQPVESELDEFRVHFREAIRSKVALVDLISKYILRQKGKKIRPILVMLSAKLCGDVSPRTFTAATLVEMLHTATLIHDDVVDDAKTRRGLASINAVWKNKIAVLMGDFMLSRGLLLALENDECGFLKITSRAVKRMSEGELLQIQKNRKFDVNEETYFRIISDKTASLINACCELGAASTSKDKNEISLMSEFGENLGIAFQLRDDLLDYIGKKKIMGKSSGSDLKEKKFTLPLIHSLNNSTKKEAKEIVSLVKNGSYSKSRSIVMDFIKEHNGIEYTIEKTTEYCATAKNNLQSFKPSETKDTMIKFVDFISERVN comes from the coding sequence ATGGATCTTGATCTTAAAAAAATATCACAGCCTGTAGAAAGTGAGCTTGATGAATTCAGGGTTCACTTCAGGGAAGCAATCCGCTCGAAGGTAGCGCTGGTTGATCTTATCAGCAAATATATCCTCAGGCAAAAAGGGAAAAAGATCCGGCCAATACTTGTAATGCTTTCGGCAAAGCTTTGCGGTGATGTTTCGCCAAGGACTTTCACAGCGGCAACGCTTGTAGAGATGCTGCATACAGCAACATTGATACATGATGATGTAGTTGATGATGCCAAAACCAGGCGCGGTTTAGCTTCCATTAATGCCGTTTGGAAGAACAAAATAGCCGTATTAATGGGAGATTTCATGCTTTCACGCGGCCTGCTGCTTGCGCTGGAAAATGATGAATGCGGTTTCCTTAAAATTACTTCACGCGCAGTTAAGCGTATGAGCGAAGGCGAGCTTCTGCAGATACAAAAGAACCGGAAATTTGATGTTAACGAAGAAACCTATTTCAGGATAATATCAGATAAGACAGCTTCTTTAATAAATGCATGCTGCGAACTTGGAGCAGCCAGCACTTCAAAGGATAAAAATGAGATCAGCCTTATGAGTGAATTCGGCGAAAACCTGGGTATAGCATTCCAGCTGCGTGATGACCTGCTTGATTATATAGGTAAGAAAAAAATTATGGGTAAATCTTCCGGCAGCGACCTGAAAGAAAAGAAATTCACGCTTCCGCTTATTCACTCGCTTAATAACAGTACCAAAAAAGAAGCTAAAGAAATTGTAAGCCTGGTAAAGAACGGTTCTTACAGCAAAAGCAGAAGTATTGTTATGGATTTTATCAAAGAACACAACGGAATTGAATATACCATCGAAAAAACCACTGAATACTGCGCAACAGCTAAAAATAACCTGCAGTCATTTAAACCTTCAGAAACAAAAGACACCATGATAAAATTCGTTGATTTTATCAGCGAAAGAGTTAATTAG
- a CDS encoding serine hydroxymethyltransferase, with product MTHLQDFDPQIYSAIRHELERQNNKLELIASENFTSIPVMQAMGSVMTNKYAEGYPGKRYYGGCEYVDIAENVARDRAKELFGAEYANVQPHSGSQANMAVYFVLVKPGDKVMGMDLSHGGHLTHGSPVNFSGKLYNFTQYGINPDTEMLDYDMIEKVVLEQKPKMITVGASAYSRNIDYKKFREIADKVNAFLLADIAHPAGLIAKGLLNDPVPHCHVVTTTTHKTLRGPRGGMILMGTDFENPFGLTAPKSGRTKMMSELLDSMVIPGIQGGPLMHVIAAKAVAFKEALQGDFKKYAEQVIINAQALANKLTSYGFKIISGGTDNHLMLIDLRNKNITGKQAQELLDSVGITCNKNAVPFDDKSPLITSGIRLGTPALTTRGMKEKEMETVADIINDVITNPESDDIKKNVAKKIDDITSEFPLYPELFTW from the coding sequence ATGACTCACTTACAGGATTTCGATCCGCAAATCTACAGTGCAATAAGGCATGAGCTTGAAAGACAAAATAACAAACTTGAATTAATAGCTTCAGAAAATTTTACCAGTATCCCGGTTATGCAGGCTATGGGATCTGTTATGACAAACAAATACGCCGAAGGCTACCCGGGTAAAAGATATTACGGCGGATGTGAATATGTTGATATCGCAGAAAACGTTGCAAGAGACCGCGCTAAAGAGCTATTTGGCGCAGAATATGCCAATGTTCAGCCGCATTCTGGCTCACAGGCAAATATGGCTGTTTACTTTGTACTTGTTAAACCCGGCGATAAGGTAATGGGTATGGATCTTTCTCACGGCGGGCATTTAACACACGGCTCACCGGTGAATTTTTCAGGTAAGCTTTACAACTTCACACAGTACGGCATAAATCCCGATACAGAAATGCTGGATTATGACATGATAGAAAAAGTGGTTTTAGAGCAGAAACCCAAAATGATAACTGTAGGCGCAAGCGCATATTCAAGAAATATCGACTATAAAAAATTCCGTGAAATTGCTGATAAAGTAAACGCATTTTTACTGGCTGATATAGCGCACCCGGCAGGATTGATCGCAAAAGGTTTATTGAATGACCCTGTACCGCACTGTCATGTTGTTACAACCACAACACATAAAACACTTCGCGGTCCCAGGGGCGGTATGATACTTATGGGTACTGATTTTGAAAATCCGTTCGGCTTAACCGCGCCAAAATCAGGCAGAACCAAGATGATGAGCGAGCTTCTGGATTCAATGGTAATTCCGGGCATACAGGGCGGACCGTTAATGCACGTTATTGCCGCAAAAGCTGTGGCATTCAAAGAAGCGCTTCAGGGTGATTTCAAAAAATACGCTGAGCAGGTAATTATAAATGCGCAGGCTCTTGCAAACAAGCTTACTTCCTACGGGTTCAAAATAATATCCGGCGGAACTGATAATCATTTAATGCTTATAGATCTGCGCAACAAGAATATAACAGGCAAGCAGGCACAGGAGCTTCTGGATTCAGTAGGCATCACCTGTAATAAAAATGCAGTTCCTTTTGATGATAAGAGTCCTTTGATCACCAGCGGTATAAGGCTAGGCACACCGGCATTAACAACACGCGGAATGAAAGAAAAGGAAATGGAAACAGTTGCTGATATTATTAATGATGTTATAACCAATCCGGAGAGCGATGATATTAAAAAGAACGTTGCCAAAAAAATTGATGATATAACTTCTGAGTTCCCGCTGTACCCGGAACTTTTCACCTGGTAA
- a CDS encoding SBBP repeat-containing protein, producing MKKLIILFLVLFLSINLNLFSQVSQQWATRYNGSSNGSDYANDIKIDLAGNIIVTGTSQGSNDLNYMTIKYNSAGVQQWIRTYDGLQGEDVAEAVAVDFSGNVFVTGRSSVSGSGFNFYTQKMNSSGTVLWGTYYNGPGNGDDKAHAIVVDALGNVYVGGVSTGSGTGPDFCLVKYNAAGVQQWAYRYNAPANSWDELVDFKIDAAGNNLYLTGFGNYGAPDYSDYVTIKVNSAGTQQWIKRYNGGGSDQATSITVDASGNSYVTGWFSDANSWESYSTVKYNSAGTQIWFAHYDGPGQRIDIPADIETDASGNVFVTGRSQGANLLYDFATVKYNSSGAQQWANRWIGIGSNQYSYASALELDAAGNVYVGGYSGASAILLDYAVVRYSNAGAQQWWIKYNGPAGGNDIISSIVLDGSANVYVTGSSAGSGTGNDMATIKYSQTVGIQPVSNELPEKFELSQNYPNPFNPATTINFQLPESGFVKLTVFDALGNLVDIIANEYFNAGYYTAEFKAEKLSSGVYFYKIETENFQNVKKMMLIK from the coding sequence ATGAAAAAATTGATTATTCTTTTTTTAGTATTATTCTTATCAATTAACTTGAATTTATTTTCCCAGGTTTCTCAACAATGGGCAACAAGATACAATGGAAGTTCTAATGGCAGCGATTATGCCAATGATATTAAAATTGATCTTGCCGGGAACATTATAGTAACTGGTACAAGTCAAGGAAGTAATGATCTGAATTACATGACTATAAAATATAATTCCGCCGGTGTGCAGCAATGGATAAGGACTTACGATGGCTTACAGGGAGAAGATGTAGCCGAAGCAGTTGCAGTAGATTTTTCAGGGAATGTTTTCGTTACCGGAAGATCAAGTGTTTCCGGGTCCGGTTTCAATTTTTATACTCAAAAAATGAACTCATCAGGAACTGTGCTATGGGGGACTTATTATAACGGACCCGGAAACGGTGATGATAAAGCACATGCCATAGTTGTAGATGCACTTGGTAATGTGTATGTTGGCGGAGTAAGTACTGGCAGCGGAACAGGTCCGGATTTTTGCCTGGTTAAATATAATGCCGCCGGTGTTCAGCAATGGGCTTACAGGTATAACGCACCTGCAAACAGTTGGGATGAATTGGTAGATTTTAAAATTGATGCAGCCGGCAACAATCTGTATTTGACGGGTTTTGGAAACTATGGCGCGCCTGATTATTCTGATTATGTGACAATAAAAGTTAATTCTGCCGGTACTCAGCAGTGGATAAAAAGATATAATGGAGGCGGCTCAGACCAGGCAACTTCTATTACGGTTGATGCATCCGGTAATTCATACGTAACAGGTTGGTTTTCTGATGCCAATTCTTGGGAATCATATTCAACTGTAAAATATAATTCTGCAGGTACACAGATCTGGTTTGCTCATTACGATGGACCAGGTCAAAGAATAGATATTCCTGCTGATATTGAAACAGATGCTTCGGGGAATGTGTTCGTTACAGGAAGAAGCCAGGGCGCTAATTTGCTTTATGATTTTGCAACAGTAAAGTATAATTCATCAGGGGCTCAGCAGTGGGCAAACAGGTGGATAGGTATAGGTTCAAACCAGTATTCTTATGCATCTGCACTGGAGCTTGATGCCGCTGGTAATGTGTATGTTGGCGGTTACAGCGGCGCTTCTGCTATTCTGCTAGATTATGCCGTGGTTAGGTACAGCAATGCAGGCGCTCAGCAATGGTGGATAAAATATAACGGTCCCGCAGGAGGCAACGATATTATTTCATCTATTGTATTAGATGGCTCCGCTAATGTTTATGTTACGGGCAGCAGCGCCGGAAGCGGCACAGGAAATGACATGGCTACTATTAAATATTCTCAAACAGTAGGTATTCAGCCGGTTTCAAATGAATTACCGGAGAAATTTGAATTATCTCAAAATTATCCAAATCCGTTTAATCCTGCAACAACTATTAACTTTCAGTTACCTGAAAGCGGGTTTGTAAAATTAACTGTTTTTGATGCTTTGGGAAATTTAGTTGATATAATAGCAAATGAATATTTTAATGCTGGTTATTACACAGCTGAGTTTAAAGCAGAAAAACTTTCTTCTGGAGTATATTTTTATAAAATTGAAACAGAAAATTTTCAGAATGTTAAAAAGATGATGCTTATTAAATGA
- the glgA gene encoding glycogen synthase GlgA, translating to MAKGLNILYCTSEVMPYSKTGGLADVSNSLPQELNAAGHAVRIITPKYGSLDERRLRIYEIKRLTNIEVPIGDKIAICNIKSSFIVSPKGKVQVFLIENEEYFGKTSPYVDEKTGKDYPDNDERFIFFNRAVVQVLGLLGWQPDVIHCNDWQTGLIPAYIKTIYAKDPLLQNVKSIFTIHNIAFQGLFPHSSFLKSGLPENIYTEEGVEYYDKFSMLKTGLVYSDAITTVSENYAKEIATTHEYGMGFEGLLKKRKKDLYGILNGVDYTVWNPERDSIIPFRYTSKELPLKREDKKALCKHFDLEYNAETPVIGIISRLSDQKGFDIIQKAIPELMKEDVYFVLLGSGDKTFQKFFEGVKKKYPKKVGVHFGFSEELAHLIEAGSDMFLMPSKYEPCGLNQMYSLKYGTIPIVRATGGLADTITEYKNGKGNGFVFEKYDAAELMKAIKRALKLYTNREEWIKLIRLAMACDYSWEISAKKYVDLYRSIMKKG from the coding sequence ATGGCTAAAGGCTTAAACATTCTATATTGCACCAGTGAAGTTATGCCCTACAGCAAGACCGGCGGCTTAGCAGATGTATCAAATTCATTGCCGCAGGAGCTCAATGCAGCGGGACATGCTGTAAGGATAATTACTCCGAAATACGGCTCTCTTGATGAAAGAAGGCTGAGAATATATGAAATTAAGCGCCTTACAAACATAGAAGTGCCAATTGGTGATAAGATCGCCATTTGTAATATCAAATCTTCATTCATAGTATCGCCTAAGGGCAAGGTACAGGTTTTTTTAATTGAAAATGAAGAGTATTTCGGCAAAACAAGTCCTTATGTTGATGAAAAGACCGGTAAGGATTACCCCGATAACGACGAGCGTTTTATATTCTTCAACCGCGCCGTTGTACAGGTACTTGGCCTTCTTGGCTGGCAGCCTGATGTTATCCATTGCAATGACTGGCAGACAGGATTAATACCCGCTTACATCAAAACAATTTACGCAAAAGACCCGCTCCTTCAGAATGTAAAAAGTATTTTCACAATTCATAATATAGCTTTCCAGGGGCTCTTCCCGCATTCATCATTTTTAAAAAGCGGGCTGCCTGAAAATATCTACACTGAAGAAGGCGTTGAGTATTATGATAAGTTCAGCATGCTTAAAACCGGTTTGGTTTACAGTGACGCTATCACAACGGTAAGCGAAAACTACGCCAAGGAAATTGCCACTACCCATGAATACGGAATGGGCTTTGAAGGCCTGCTTAAGAAGCGCAAAAAAGATCTATACGGAATATTGAACGGCGTTGATTATACCGTTTGGAATCCCGAGCGTGACAGTATTATACCTTTCCGCTATACCTCAAAAGAGCTTCCGCTTAAGCGCGAAGATAAAAAAGCGCTTTGCAAGCACTTTGATCTTGAATACAACGCGGAGACTCCGGTGATAGGAATTATCTCAAGGCTTTCTGACCAGAAAGGTTTTGATATTATTCAAAAGGCGATTCCTGAGCTGATGAAGGAAGATGTTTATTTTGTTCTTCTCGGCTCCGGTGATAAAACATTCCAGAAATTCTTTGAAGGCGTTAAGAAGAAATACCCTAAAAAAGTAGGCGTTCATTTCGGATTTTCAGAGGAGCTTGCTCACCTGATAGAAGCCGGCAGCGATATGTTTTTGATGCCTTCTAAATATGAGCCATGCGGGCTGAACCAGATGTACAGCCTTAAATACGGCACAATACCCATTGTAAGGGCAACAGGCGGACTGGCTGATACTATCACAGAATATAAGAACGGCAAAGGCAACGGCTTTGTGTTTGAAAAGTATGACGCGGCAGAGCTTATGAAAGCGATCAAACGCGCGCTGAAGCTTTATACAAACCGTGAAGAATGGATAAAGCTGATAAGGCTTGCTATGGCATGTGATTATTCATGGGAAATTTCAGCTAAAAAGTATGTTGATCTTTACCGCTCAATAATGAAAAAAGGCTGA
- a CDS encoding DNRLRE domain-containing protein, whose product MTIKKLTAALYSLLTIVSLSLYTIGCADDPSSLGLNFIPPGETTGVRIFDSYIDTMPITSINHRFYVNTSASKNLMVGKSGNFESKGLVKFGDFGDTRDSATVVSAKMYLKYKNYYFPNTVSDSLGQIGFDVYKINDSLNFETITYDSVNTNTFGTVSQGSYTGTPTADTQEVEITLNPAMVKDWLEYAADPNYSVKNNGIVLSPNGSSSSIKGFYSTNNDAAVEPKLVVIYTKNNDTDTLTTTTSATITLTNASFAPSTETFSLQAGVSFVQQMSFDISRLPQTATINDVQLYLSLDSLSSNFSTQSNFTILGQFINDSAGLKTDLFAFNGSPAGNGMYMMRLVSAGASSPFARWLSGTANYGLLLFAGNQTVNLDRYVFYKESASDPSKRPRVVIKYTPRVTQ is encoded by the coding sequence ATGACCATTAAAAAACTAACAGCAGCTCTCTACAGCCTTTTAACTATAGTATCCCTTTCTTTATATACTATTGGATGCGCAGACGACCCATCATCTTTAGGATTAAACTTCATTCCTCCCGGAGAAACAACCGGGGTAAGAATATTTGATTCTTATATTGATACAATGCCTATCACTTCAATTAATCACAGGTTTTATGTAAATACATCAGCTTCAAAAAACCTGATGGTAGGCAAAAGCGGAAATTTTGAATCAAAAGGGCTCGTAAAGTTCGGTGACTTTGGCGATACCCGCGACAGCGCGACGGTTGTTTCAGCAAAGATGTATTTAAAATATAAAAATTATTATTTCCCCAATACTGTATCTGATTCACTTGGGCAGATAGGGTTTGATGTTTACAAAATAAATGACTCACTGAACTTTGAGACCATAACTTACGATTCAGTAAATACAAATACTTTCGGTACAGTTTCGCAAGGGTCATATACCGGCACACCCACTGCTGATACCCAGGAAGTTGAAATTACACTTAATCCCGCAATGGTAAAAGACTGGCTTGAGTATGCTGCCGACCCGAACTATTCAGTTAAAAATAACGGGATAGTGCTTTCGCCCAACGGGTCATCTTCCAGCATCAAAGGGTTTTATTCAACCAACAACGATGCCGCTGTTGAGCCAAAGCTTGTTGTGATTTATACAAAGAACAACGATACCGATACATTAACAACAACAACATCTGCAACTATAACACTTACAAATGCAAGCTTTGCTCCATCCACAGAAACATTCAGCCTTCAGGCAGGTGTAAGCTTTGTTCAGCAGATGAGCTTTGATATCAGCCGCTTGCCGCAGACAGCAACTATAAATGACGTTCAGCTCTATCTCTCGCTGGATTCGCTCAGCTCTAATTTTTCAACACAAAGCAACTTTACAATACTCGGGCAGTTTATCAATGATTCAGCCGGGCTTAAAACAGACCTCTTCGCTTTCAACGGCTCTCCTGCCGGCAACGGTATGTATATGATGCGGCTGGTTTCAGCGGGAGCTTCATCACCATTTGCCCGGTGGCTTTCAGGCACAGCAAACTACGGTCTGTTGTTATTTGCCGGCAACCAGACAGTAAACCTGGACAGGTATGTGTTTTATAAAGAATCGGCAAGTGACCCTTCAAAAAGACCGAGGGTAGTTATTAAATATACACCGAGGGTCACACAATGA